A genome region from Methanococcoides burtonii DSM 6242 includes the following:
- a CDS encoding ATP-binding cassette domain-containing protein: MFAIKVEGLTKKFGGFTAVNNLSFSIKQGEVFGLLGPNGAGKTTTMSMLSTMLKPSSGKASVNGFDIQTNEDDVRKSIGIVFQDQSLDEELTAYENMDFHGRLYRIPKNIRQEKIMELLELVELDGKKDNIVKTYSGGMRRRLEIARGLLHEPKVLFLDEPTLGLDPQTRNHLWKYIEKLNKEKGITIILTTHYMEEADKLCHRIAIMDKGGIVALDTSDKLKNDVGGDIITIVSSENNKLYSVIRSLPEIKNIELHDSSLTIDLQNAEKHVAQIVTMASDNSIPIDSISIHKPTLEDVFLYFTGRTIREEGANGKERMRMAQRVRK, encoded by the coding sequence ATGTTTGCAATTAAAGTTGAAGGTCTTACTAAGAAATTTGGTGGTTTTACCGCTGTAAACAACCTTTCCTTTAGCATAAAGCAAGGAGAGGTATTTGGTCTGCTTGGTCCCAACGGGGCCGGGAAGACTACTACTATGTCTATGCTTTCGACCATGCTCAAACCAAGCTCTGGAAAAGCATCTGTCAACGGATTTGACATCCAGACAAATGAAGATGATGTTCGCAAGTCCATTGGGATAGTATTCCAGGACCAGAGTCTGGACGAAGAACTTACAGCCTATGAAAATATGGATTTTCATGGAAGACTTTATCGTATTCCTAAGAACATCAGGCAAGAGAAGATAATGGAACTCCTTGAACTGGTGGAATTGGATGGTAAAAAGGACAATATTGTGAAAACATATTCGGGTGGCATGAGAAGACGCCTGGAAATCGCAAGGGGACTATTGCATGAACCAAAGGTCCTGTTCCTGGACGAACCAACCCTCGGACTTGATCCGCAGACAAGGAATCACCTCTGGAAGTACATAGAGAAATTGAACAAAGAAAAAGGTATTACCATAATTCTCACCACGCATTATATGGAAGAAGCTGACAAGCTATGCCATCGGATTGCCATCATGGACAAAGGTGGAATAGTAGCCCTGGATACTTCTGATAAATTGAAAAATGATGTAGGTGGGGATATAATCACTATAGTTTCTTCTGAAAATAATAAACTCTATTCAGTTATTAGGTCCTTACCAGAAATCAAAAACATTGAGCTTCATGATTCATCTCTCACCATTGACTTACAAAATGCGGAAAAGCATGTTGCACAGATCGTTACTATGGCTTCTGATAATAGTATTCCTATTGATTCTATCTCCATTCATAAACCAACTCTTGAAGATGTGTTCCTGTATTTTACAGGCAGGACCATCAGAGAAGAGGGAGCTAATGGGAAGGAACGGATGCGTATGGCTCAAAGGGTAAGGAAGTGA
- the gatE gene encoding Glu-tRNA(Gln) amidotransferase subunit GatE: protein MSRKIDYRELGLKCGLEIHQQLDSKEKMFCKCPTTIRNTDESNFEFFRYLRPTASEMGETDKAALEQTKVNRKYIYKAYDTTCLIENDEEPPRKLNREVLDIALSISKLLHMVPVEQLHMMRKIVVDGSNTSGFQRTAFLANGGNLDTSEGTVGIDVICVEEEAAQKIEDAGDSIIYSLDRLGIPLVEIATNPDIISPSHARETAAKIGMLLRSTGKVKRGIGTIRQDVNISIAKGARVEIKGVQALDLIETIVEREVERQVNLLEIRRSLNERNASVHDEIFDVTELFKGTESKVIKRSNKKGKVFAVLLPGFAGHVGMEVQPGRRLGTEFSDRAKTSGVGGIFHTDELPNYGITEDEVTTLREFVGAGKNDAVIMVADKEKRARGAMESVLIRAAEALEFIPEETRKGLPDGNSAYMRPLPGASRMYPETDVPQVEISREYFESIPVPELLTERAKRFSKEYGLNEELAQKIVYSQDLTLFEELISRFSADKIITATLIVRTITGTVSELKRDGVDVEKITDEHFKQMFEVISSGEVAKEAIEKILRHVAQRPDTFVRDLLEELGLTGTDTTKIEAFIEKLVEERQDFITEKGPGAVGPLMGLVMGEFRGKVDGKVLSELLKQKINEFLNT, encoded by the coding sequence ATGAGCAGAAAGATCGACTACCGTGAACTTGGCTTAAAATGCGGACTTGAAATTCATCAGCAACTTGACTCTAAGGAAAAAATGTTCTGTAAATGCCCCACTACGATCCGCAACACGGATGAGTCGAACTTTGAGTTCTTCCGTTATTTGAGACCGACTGCAAGCGAGATGGGTGAGACAGACAAAGCAGCACTTGAGCAGACAAAGGTCAACAGGAAGTACATTTACAAGGCCTACGATACCACATGCCTTATTGAAAATGATGAGGAACCACCAAGGAAACTGAACAGGGAAGTGCTTGACATCGCCCTGTCCATCTCAAAACTCCTGCACATGGTTCCAGTGGAACAACTTCACATGATGAGGAAGATCGTTGTGGATGGCTCGAACACCTCCGGATTCCAGAGGACAGCATTCCTGGCAAATGGCGGGAATCTGGATACTTCCGAAGGTACGGTGGGCATCGATGTGATCTGTGTAGAAGAAGAAGCTGCACAGAAGATAGAAGATGCTGGCGATTCCATAATTTATTCACTCGACAGACTTGGTATCCCTCTTGTAGAGATAGCTACTAATCCAGACATAATCTCCCCTTCCCATGCCAGAGAAACCGCAGCTAAGATTGGCATGCTACTTCGTTCCACAGGAAAGGTCAAGAGAGGAATAGGAACCATCAGGCAGGATGTTAATATCTCCATTGCAAAAGGAGCAAGGGTTGAGATAAAAGGTGTCCAGGCACTCGACCTCATCGAAACCATTGTGGAAAGGGAAGTGGAAAGGCAGGTCAATCTCCTTGAGATACGCAGGTCCCTCAATGAAAGGAATGCCAGTGTTCATGACGAGATATTCGATGTGACCGAGCTCTTCAAAGGCACAGAGTCGAAGGTCATCAAGAGAAGCAACAAGAAAGGGAAGGTATTTGCTGTTCTATTACCTGGTTTTGCCGGACATGTCGGAATGGAAGTACAGCCAGGAAGACGTCTTGGCACTGAATTCTCCGACCGTGCAAAGACATCCGGTGTCGGAGGTATATTCCATACCGATGAGCTGCCCAACTATGGCATTACTGAGGACGAGGTCACAACACTGCGTGAATTCGTTGGTGCCGGTAAAAATGATGCTGTTATAATGGTAGCAGATAAGGAAAAGCGCGCAAGGGGTGCAATGGAAAGTGTACTGATCCGTGCCGCTGAAGCACTTGAATTCATTCCTGAAGAGACCCGGAAGGGATTGCCTGACGGGAACAGCGCTTATATGAGACCACTTCCAGGTGCTTCAAGGATGTATCCTGAAACCGATGTACCACAAGTGGAGATAAGCCGCGAATATTTCGAGTCGATCCCTGTACCGGAATTGCTTACTGAAAGAGCAAAGCGTTTCAGCAAGGAATATGGGCTTAACGAAGAACTAGCGCAAAAGATCGTATATTCACAAGACCTGACGCTGTTCGAAGAGCTCATCTCCCGATTCAGTGCTGACAAGATCATTACAGCCACTCTGATCGTTCGAACTATCACAGGCACAGTTTCCGAACTTAAACGTGATGGTGTTGATGTCGAAAAGATCACTGATGAACACTTTAAGCAGATGTTCGAAGTCATATCTTCAGGAGAGGTTGCTAAAGAGGCAATTGAGAAGATCCTACGCCATGTTGCTCAACGGCCGGATACCTTTGTGAGGGATTTACTGGAAGAGCTTGGGCTTACAGGCACTGATACCACAAAAATTGAAGCTTTCATTGAAAAGCTTGTGGAAGAAAGACAGGATTTCATTACAGAAAAGGGACCTGGAGCTGTCGGACCTCTCATGGGATTAGTCATGGGAGAATTCCGCGGTAAAGTGGATGGTAAAGTTCTCAGCGAACTTTTGAAACAAAAGATTAATGAATTCCTTAACACATAA
- a CDS encoding TolB family protein, with amino-acid sequence MINSTYIKRNLIIRSAVILLVTLVSLPLAGAVTVTDHYQLTEGINQVAPAWSPDSDRIVYSSEQTIWTMNSDGTNKNEIYDSIVWDGEPVFNTDGDRLYFASEHVNPYSAKFISIHVVDIDGLNRTQITKNADMRAPAVSPDGTQLAYLSKLSGNYEIWVMDIDGSNQTQITDSDIDEGVPAWSPDGKHIIYSLEGNIWKVNIGPKVPSILKENYYTSYNPVFNPEGTKVAYVLETNGVKDIWIMNADGKGTKQLTFSDQDEIDPAWSPDGKSIAYSSNKAGEFNIWKMELSMTEATIPHDPEYKDEDDLVENNFIIEKLEDLARSSPLGVFIGAFILGSALVIMITKSFMKGL; translated from the coding sequence ATGATAAATTCCACATATATTAAGAGGAATTTAATAATCAGATCAGCAGTGATACTTCTTGTAACATTAGTGTCACTTCCTCTTGCAGGAGCAGTCACAGTAACTGATCATTACCAGCTTACCGAAGGTATCAATCAGGTAGCTCCTGCATGGAGTCCTGATAGCGATAGGATAGTATATTCTTCTGAGCAGACCATCTGGACAATGAATTCCGATGGAACAAATAAAAATGAGATATATGATAGTATAGTATGGGATGGAGAACCTGTATTCAATACCGATGGTGATAGACTTTATTTTGCATCGGAACATGTCAATCCATACTCTGCTAAATTTATAAGTATCCATGTTGTGGACATTGATGGACTGAATCGCACACAGATCACTAAAAATGCTGATATGAGAGCACCCGCTGTAAGTCCTGACGGTACACAACTAGCATACCTTTCAAAACTTTCTGGAAACTATGAAATATGGGTAATGGATATCGATGGAAGCAATCAAACACAGATAACAGACTCTGATATCGATGAAGGTGTACCTGCATGGAGTCCTGATGGAAAACATATCATATATTCACTAGAGGGAAATATCTGGAAGGTCAACATAGGACCGAAGGTCCCGAGCATCCTGAAAGAGAATTACTATACTAGCTACAACCCCGTATTCAATCCAGAAGGAACGAAGGTAGCTTATGTTTTAGAAACAAATGGGGTAAAGGACATCTGGATAATGAATGCTGATGGGAAGGGAACGAAGCAGCTTACTTTTTCAGATCAAGATGAGATAGACCCTGCATGGAGTCCTGATGGGAAAAGTATAGCATATTCCTCAAATAAAGCTGGTGAGTTCAACATATGGAAAATGGAACTTTCAATGACCGAAGCAACCATTCCTCATGATCCTGAATATAAAGATGAGGACGATCTGGTAGAAAATAATTTCATCATTGAAAAACTGGAGGATCTTGCAAGATCATCACCATTAGGAGTATTTATAGGAGCTTTTATTCTGGGTTCTGCGCTAGTAATTATGATCACTAAGAGTTTCATGAAAGGGTTGTAA
- a CDS encoding SulP family inorganic anion transporter, which translates to MAFIEKLNSDEINFKNEVLSGLTVSLALVPEAVAFSIIANVSPLVGLYSAFIIGLITAILGGRPGMISGATGAIAVVVVALVIQHGVEYLFAAVVLMGIIQMIIGALKLGKFIRLVPHAVMFGFVNGLAIVIFMAQLAQFKVTDINGIEHWLGGQALLVMLGFVGLTMAIIYLLPRFTKAVPASLAAIIVVSTIVIYFQIQTRTVGDIASIAGGFPKFHLPKVPLNLETIKIIFPYSLIMALVGLIESLLTLTVIDEMTETRSRGNKESVAQGVANLVCGFFGGMGGCAMIGQSLININSGARNRISGIVAALGLLFFVLVGSSLIEKIPMAALVGVMFVVAIGTFEWASLKIFRKVPITDVLVMVVVASITVIYHNLAAAVIAGVIISALAFAWEHAKLVRSREIVDDNGIKHYEFFGPLFFGSVTEFQSKFDVLNDPDEIIIDLKESRVADHSAIEALNKITERYAKVGKTVHLRHLSEDCRVLLDNASAIIDVNHWEDPHYKVPSDILG; encoded by the coding sequence ATGGCATTTATAGAAAAACTAAATAGTGACGAAATAAACTTCAAAAACGAGGTCCTATCCGGACTGACAGTTTCATTGGCTCTCGTGCCTGAAGCTGTAGCTTTTTCAATTATAGCGAATGTCAGTCCATTGGTCGGACTATACTCTGCATTCATCATTGGACTAATAACTGCGATATTAGGCGGCAGACCGGGAATGATCTCAGGTGCTACAGGTGCAATCGCAGTTGTGGTTGTGGCTCTGGTAATCCAACATGGAGTAGAGTATCTTTTTGCTGCCGTAGTTCTAATGGGAATTATCCAAATGATCATTGGAGCTTTGAAATTGGGTAAATTCATTAGGCTCGTTCCACATGCTGTGATGTTTGGATTTGTAAATGGACTGGCTATAGTGATCTTCATGGCACAACTTGCCCAGTTCAAGGTCACTGACATTAATGGTATCGAGCACTGGTTAGGTGGACAGGCACTTCTGGTCATGTTAGGTTTTGTAGGATTGACCATGGCCATCATCTATTTGTTGCCACGGTTCACAAAGGCAGTTCCCGCTTCACTGGCTGCAATAATAGTTGTCTCAACCATCGTAATCTATTTCCAGATACAGACAAGAACTGTTGGAGATATTGCATCTATTGCAGGCGGTTTTCCGAAGTTCCATTTGCCAAAGGTACCACTGAATTTAGAGACAATAAAGATAATTTTCCCATATTCGCTCATAATGGCACTGGTGGGATTGATCGAAAGTCTATTGACACTTACTGTTATCGATGAAATGACCGAGACCAGAAGCCGGGGAAATAAAGAAAGTGTTGCACAAGGTGTTGCAAATCTGGTTTGTGGGTTCTTTGGAGGCATGGGCGGCTGTGCAATGATCGGACAGAGCCTCATCAACATAAATTCAGGCGCGAGGAACAGGATATCAGGTATCGTTGCAGCTCTTGGTCTGTTATTTTTCGTGTTAGTAGGTTCATCTCTTATCGAAAAGATACCAATGGCAGCATTGGTCGGTGTGATGTTCGTGGTTGCCATAGGAACATTTGAATGGGCATCATTAAAGATATTCAGAAAAGTACCAATCACAGATGTCCTTGTGATGGTAGTCGTTGCAAGCATAACCGTTATCTATCACAATCTTGCAGCAGCAGTGATCGCGGGTGTCATCATTTCTGCATTGGCGTTTGCATGGGAACATGCTAAACTCGTGCGTTCAAGAGAAATAGTAGATGACAATGGGATCAAACACTACGAATTCTTTGGCCCGTTGTTCTTTGGCTCAGTTACAGAATTCCAAAGCAAGTTCGATGTGCTGAACGATCCTGACGAGATAATTATCGACCTTAAGGAATCAAGGGTTGCTGACCACTCTGCTATCGAAGCATTGAACAAGATCACTGAACGCTACGCTAAGGTTGGTAAAACGGTACATCTGCGACATTTAAGCGAAGATTGCAGAGTATTGTTGGACAATGCATCTGCCATAATTGACGTCAATCACTGGGAAGATCCACATTATAAAGTGCCTTCCGATATACTGGGATAA
- a CDS encoding YwbE family protein, with product MSAGNTRANIKVGANVGIVLKNDQRSGKITQGVVKRILTKSSTHPHGIKVQLEDGQVGRVKEINN from the coding sequence ATGAGTGCAGGTAATACCAGAGCAAATATCAAAGTTGGAGCAAATGTAGGCATCGTCTTAAAGAACGATCAACGATCCGGTAAAATAACTCAAGGCGTTGTAAAGAGAATTCTAACCAAGTCTTCCACTCACCCTCACGGAATAAAGGTTCAACTGGAAGATGGTCAGGTTGGAAGAGTAAAAGAGATCAATAACTAA
- a CDS encoding GTPase — protein sequence MASYKLMVKDVIKQADILLEVVDARFPDETRNLEVERDVKRSGKPLIIVLSKCDLVSKETLQKAKSRLSKVAPTVFVSSKERYGTTMLRHKILEIADIQGRNILIGSLGYPNTGKSSVINGVAGKNKAGTSSISGHTKGVQIVKAGSRIVFIDTPGVIPFGDNDEYRQGLLGVKDATHLNDPIGVAMKIIAHICDNNKSVLEEFYNIEIKENNPEKVLELIGLKGNCLKKGGEVDEMRIAIKIINDWQRGKMLI from the coding sequence ATGGCAAGTTACAAGTTGATGGTAAAGGATGTCATAAAGCAGGCCGATATCCTTCTTGAGGTCGTGGATGCTCGTTTTCCGGATGAGACTAGAAACCTTGAGGTCGAACGTGATGTTAAACGTTCGGGTAAGCCACTGATAATAGTTCTCAGCAAATGTGATCTTGTATCAAAGGAAACTCTTCAGAAAGCCAAATCCCGATTATCAAAGGTTGCACCAACGGTCTTTGTTTCCAGTAAGGAACGGTATGGTACGACCATGTTGAGGCATAAGATCCTTGAGATCGCTGACATTCAGGGGCGAAATATTTTGATCGGTTCCCTCGGTTACCCAAACACCGGAAAATCTTCGGTCATCAATGGAGTGGCCGGAAAGAACAAAGCAGGTACGTCTTCAATATCCGGACACACAAAGGGAGTGCAAATTGTGAAGGCCGGTTCCCGAATAGTTTTCATTGATACGCCTGGTGTCATACCTTTTGGTGATAACGATGAGTACAGGCAGGGTCTTCTTGGAGTTAAAGATGCCACTCACCTGAATGATCCCATAGGAGTGGCCATGAAGATCATTGCACACATCTGTGATAATAATAAGTCTGTACTTGAAGAGTTCTACAATATAGAGATAAAGGAAAATAATCCCGAAAAGGTCTTAGAGCTCATAGGTCTGAAGGGAAATTGCCTTAAAAAGGGTGGGGAAGTGGACGAAATGAGGATCGCTATTAAGATCATCAATGATTGGCAAAGAGGGAAGATGCTGATATAA
- a CDS encoding glycosyltransferase family 2 protein, which translates to MKLTMVIPSYWGRESSIGWLEGDAVYDHATPLDSEGTLGRAIESLVILEDTDFELVVLVAPNNMEIAEQVEQKVRDVIRSSSNADVRVHMFGPSHLEKLHEVLKKDGMGEYCDLLSLTGYSNIRNMCLFVPHIMGSDVALLIDDDEVFEDPQFISKAKEFIGKYHEGRFINAVAGYYLQPNGDYHVEVPENPWTKYWDKNICMNEAFDEIIDTSPRLKETPFVFGGNMVIHRDLFMKVPFDPMVSRGEDIDYLINARMFGHSFLLDNELAIKHLPPAKSHPTWKRVREDIYRFVYERAKLMSQKETDGMIMLSAEDLSCYPGSFLGDDLEEKIGKSCRLLSEEYLSKGDSVGS; encoded by the coding sequence TTGAAACTAACAATGGTCATTCCCAGTTACTGGGGAAGAGAAAGTAGCATAGGCTGGCTTGAAGGTGATGCTGTATATGATCATGCCACGCCTTTAGACTCTGAGGGTACGCTTGGGAGAGCTATCGAGAGTCTGGTAATACTTGAAGATACGGATTTTGAACTGGTGGTGCTGGTGGCTCCAAATAATATGGAGATCGCGGAACAGGTCGAGCAGAAGGTAAGGGATGTCATCAGATCCTCTTCGAATGCCGATGTCAGGGTTCACATGTTCGGGCCATCGCATCTGGAAAAGTTGCATGAGGTCCTGAAAAAGGATGGCATGGGGGAATACTGTGATCTGCTTTCACTCACAGGATATTCCAACATAAGGAACATGTGCCTTTTTGTTCCTCACATAATGGGTTCAGATGTCGCACTCCTTATCGATGACGATGAGGTCTTCGAAGACCCGCAATTCATATCCAAGGCAAAGGAATTCATAGGGAAATACCATGAGGGCAGGTTCATCAATGCGGTTGCAGGGTACTATCTCCAGCCTAACGGGGATTATCATGTCGAAGTTCCTGAAAATCCCTGGACTAAATACTGGGATAAGAATATCTGCATGAACGAAGCTTTTGATGAGATCATAGACACATCTCCAAGGCTCAAGGAGACTCCTTTCGTCTTTGGCGGGAATATGGTGATTCATCGGGACCTGTTCATGAAAGTTCCTTTCGACCCGATGGTTTCACGGGGTGAGGACATCGATTATCTTATCAATGCAAGAATGTTCGGGCATTCCTTCCTCCTTGACAATGAGCTTGCCATCAAGCACCTGCCTCCTGCCAAATCCCATCCAACGTGGAAAAGGGTGAGGGAAGACATTTACAGATTTGTCTATGAGCGGGCAAAGCTCATGAGCCAGAAAGAGACCGATGGAATGATCATGCTGTCTGCGGAAGATCTGAGCTGTTATCCTGGAAGTTTCCTTGGTGACGATCTTGAAGAAAAGATTGGTAAATCCTGTCGTTTGCTGTCTGAAGAATATCTGAGTAAAGGTGATAGTGTTGGAAGCTAG
- a CDS encoding IS5-like element ISMbu1 family transposase — MSLTNFAFKEEYKRLENLGDKLSEIESLIDWKPFRPIIAEMYINKTEFGGRPNVDEIVMLKMLVLQQWHGLSDPELERQATDRISFRKFLGFPAKIPDHTTVWAFRERIAQSGKEDEIWNEMQRQLDKKGLRIKQGMIQDATFIHADPGHANLDTPRGNEAKTRRCKDGTWTKKASKSHFGYKLHTIEDTEYDLIRRYRTTTASVHDSQVDLSEEGEVVYRDRGYFGAISKGYDATMQRGVRGHPIGIRDKMRNKRISRKRAKGERPYAVIKNVFTSGFVRVTTLARVNVKMAITAFSYNLYQLRTIRRKSLG; from the coding sequence ATGTCCTTAACAAACTTTGCTTTTAAAGAAGAGTACAAACGTCTTGAAAATCTCGGTGACAAGCTCTCTGAAATTGAATCTCTCATCGATTGGAAACCATTTCGTCCAATTATAGCAGAGATGTATATCAATAAAACAGAGTTCGGTGGCAGACCAAACGTTGATGAAATCGTCATGCTCAAAATGTTAGTATTGCAACAATGGCATGGACTATCTGACCCTGAACTTGAAAGACAAGCTACTGACAGAATTTCCTTTAGGAAATTCTTGGGCTTTCCTGCAAAAATTCCAGATCATACTACTGTTTGGGCATTTAGAGAACGAATTGCTCAATCAGGAAAAGAAGATGAAATCTGGAATGAAATGCAAAGACAACTTGATAAGAAAGGTTTGAGGATCAAACAAGGTATGATTCAGGATGCAACATTTATACATGCTGATCCAGGACATGCAAATCTTGATACTCCTCGTGGAAATGAAGCAAAGACCAGAAGATGTAAGGACGGTACATGGACAAAAAAGGCATCTAAGTCACATTTTGGATATAAACTACATACCATTGAAGATACCGAATATGATCTGATAAGGAGATATAGGACAACTACTGCCTCAGTTCATGATAGTCAGGTGGATCTTTCTGAAGAAGGCGAAGTTGTTTACAGAGATAGAGGTTACTTTGGTGCAATTTCAAAAGGATATGATGCAACTATGCAAAGGGGCGTGCGAGGTCATCCTATTGGTATTAGGGATAAGATGAGAAACAAAAGAATAAGCAGGAAAAGAGCAAAGGGAGAAAGACCTTATGCTGTTATCAAAAATGTGTTTACGTCAGGATTTGTAAGAGTAACAACGTTGGCAAGAGTAAATGTCAAAATGGCGATTACAGCATTCAGCTATAATCTCTATCAATTGAGGACAATAAGAAGAAAATCATTAGGATGA